One window of Psychrobacillus sp. FSL H8-0483 genomic DNA carries:
- a CDS encoding DUF2238 domain-containing protein, producing MGLDKGSKKLHFALLLVVIIVFIWSVIKPATYLDWLAEVSPAVVVLIIVIATYNKFRFTTLSYFIIALLSILTFIGGHYTYSEVPLFNWMKDAFDLKRNNYDRFGHLLKGLSAIVVRELLLRHTQLTKGAWLFGITTSIVLAVAALYEIIEWLSTKISKGGEVSKDFLGMQGDKWDAQWDMSLALVGTILALLIFSKLHDKLLKNKL from the coding sequence GTGGGTTTAGATAAAGGTTCAAAAAAGCTACATTTTGCACTGTTATTGGTTGTTATCATCGTTTTTATATGGTCTGTGATTAAGCCCGCAACCTATTTGGATTGGCTAGCAGAAGTTAGTCCGGCGGTAGTCGTATTAATCATTGTCATTGCAACTTATAACAAGTTTCGTTTTACTACTCTTTCCTATTTCATCATCGCTCTTTTGTCCATTCTAACGTTCATCGGCGGTCATTACACTTACTCAGAAGTACCTCTATTTAATTGGATGAAAGATGCATTTGATTTAAAACGAAATAACTATGATCGTTTTGGTCATTTGCTAAAAGGTTTATCAGCGATTGTGGTAAGAGAATTGTTGTTACGACATACGCAACTAACCAAAGGAGCTTGGTTGTTTGGTATCACGACTAGTATAGTGCTTGCAGTTGCCGCTTTATATGAAATTATCGAATGGTTGAGTACAAAAATATCAAAAGGTGGAGAAGTATCTAAAGACTTTTTAGGAATGCAAGGAGATAAATGGGATGCGCAATGGGATATGTCTTTAGCTTTAGTAGGTACCATCCTCGCGTTACTCATTTTTTCAAAATTACATGACAAGTTGTTAAAAAATAAATTATAG
- a CDS encoding macro domain-containing protein: MPLEIVRNDITKMKVDVVINAANTALQMGGGVCGAIFSAAGAEQLQAACNEIGECPVGQAVITDGFQLQAKHIIHTVGPVWRGGTHNEEVLLTACYENSLALAASHDCQSIAFPLIASGIYGYPKEQALKIAISTISAFLLKHEMIVYLVVYDKQAFGLSEKLFTSIHEYIDEHYVEEHDVRFLRNRQELHEVLESQIIMEEAPLKRKKRRLEEVLNHLDESFSERLLRLIDEKGMTDVETYKKANIDRRLFSKIRSSVDYTPLKKTVIAFAIALELNLDQTIDLLSKAGYTLSHSNKFDLIIEYFIEDENFNIHEINEALFAFDQVLLGA; encoded by the coding sequence ATGCCATTAGAAATCGTAAGAAATGATATTACAAAAATGAAAGTGGATGTCGTAATAAATGCGGCGAATACAGCACTCCAAATGGGAGGAGGAGTATGTGGTGCTATTTTTAGCGCAGCTGGTGCCGAGCAGTTGCAAGCAGCGTGTAACGAAATTGGGGAATGTCCTGTTGGTCAGGCTGTGATTACGGACGGCTTTCAATTACAAGCTAAACATATTATTCATACAGTGGGACCAGTTTGGAGAGGGGGTACGCATAACGAAGAAGTGCTTCTTACAGCCTGCTATGAAAATTCATTAGCACTCGCTGCTTCTCATGATTGTCAGTCCATTGCCTTTCCGCTTATTGCATCTGGTATATATGGTTATCCAAAGGAGCAGGCATTAAAAATTGCCATTTCTACAATCAGTGCTTTTTTGTTGAAACATGAAATGATTGTATATTTGGTCGTTTATGACAAGCAGGCATTCGGGCTAAGTGAGAAATTGTTTACATCCATTCATGAATATATAGATGAACACTATGTAGAAGAACACGACGTACGCTTCCTTCGTAATCGACAGGAACTACACGAAGTTCTCGAGTCCCAGATAATTATGGAGGAAGCTCCGTTAAAGAGGAAAAAAAGAAGGTTAGAGGAAGTATTGAATCACTTGGATGAATCCTTTTCTGAGAGGCTGCTGCGTTTAATTGATGAAAAAGGAATGACAGATGTTGAAACATATAAAAAAGCGAATATTGACCGTCGCCTCTTTTCGAAAATCCGCAGTTCGGTTGATTATACACCTCTCAAAAAAACGGTCATCGCCTTTGCGATTGCCCTGGAATTAAATCTGGACCAGACTATAGATTTGCTATCCAAAGCGGGTTATACATTGTCACATAGCAATAAATTCGATCTCATTATTGAATACTTTATTGAAGATGAAAATTTTAACATTCATGAAATTAATGAGGCATTGTTTGCTTTTGATCAAGTTTTACTAGGGGCGTAA
- a CDS encoding aldehyde dehydrogenase family protein, whose product MEKQFYVGGEWKSAKDFAELQSPHTKEVIAKIPQATREEVEQAIDVAFDARKQMAELTAYERAAILEHITQLFIDNRKKAAEIISLEAAKPIKYALGEIDRTIETYKFAAEEAKRLTGELIPMDAAKNGANRFGYTIEQPIGVIGAITPFNFPQNLVAHKVGPAIAAGNTIVLKPASQTPLSALFLAELIDQTALPKGAFNVVTGSGKTVGDALVESDKVKMITFTGSPAVGKGIRDKAGLKKVALELGSNAGLIIDKNVDLSQIVPKCVMGAFSNQGQVCISLQRTYVIDELFEEFVNQFSAMTKQLVIGSPSDETTDISAMINPSEQERALSWVHEAVEHGAEIIAGGTTENGVFMPTILTNVSSTSKVSCQEVFAPIVVVNRISSIEEGIAAINDSNYGLQAGIFTNDIQTAFHASKHLEVGGVMINDIPTYRIDQMPYGGVKESGTGKEGLKYAIHEMTETKLVVWNNQ is encoded by the coding sequence ATGGAAAAGCAATTTTATGTAGGTGGTGAATGGAAGTCTGCGAAAGATTTTGCAGAACTCCAATCCCCTCATACGAAAGAAGTCATTGCAAAAATCCCACAAGCGACTCGTGAAGAAGTGGAACAAGCAATCGACGTTGCATTTGATGCTAGAAAACAAATGGCTGAACTGACTGCATACGAGCGTGCAGCAATTTTAGAACATATTACACAATTATTTATCGATAACCGCAAAAAAGCAGCTGAAATTATCTCATTAGAAGCAGCAAAGCCAATTAAGTATGCACTAGGGGAAATTGATCGCACAATCGAAACATATAAATTTGCAGCAGAAGAAGCAAAACGATTAACCGGTGAATTGATCCCGATGGACGCTGCAAAAAATGGAGCGAATCGGTTCGGTTACACGATTGAACAGCCAATTGGTGTGATCGGTGCCATCACTCCGTTCAACTTCCCACAAAATTTAGTTGCGCATAAAGTAGGACCTGCGATAGCAGCTGGTAACACAATCGTACTTAAGCCAGCATCACAAACACCGCTTTCTGCACTATTTTTAGCAGAACTTATCGATCAAACTGCTTTACCTAAAGGTGCATTCAACGTAGTTACTGGAAGTGGTAAAACGGTTGGAGATGCACTAGTAGAGAGCGACAAAGTGAAAATGATTACATTTACAGGTAGCCCTGCTGTCGGAAAAGGTATACGCGATAAAGCTGGTCTGAAAAAAGTTGCTCTTGAACTAGGATCCAACGCTGGCCTAATCATCGACAAAAATGTCGATTTATCACAAATCGTACCAAAATGCGTTATGGGTGCATTTTCAAATCAAGGCCAAGTGTGCATTTCATTACAACGTACGTATGTAATAGATGAATTGTTTGAGGAATTTGTCAATCAATTTTCAGCAATGACAAAGCAACTTGTGATTGGGAGTCCATCAGATGAAACGACAGACATATCCGCAATGATTAATCCTAGTGAACAAGAACGAGCGTTAAGTTGGGTACATGAAGCAGTTGAGCATGGCGCAGAAATTATTGCGGGAGGTACAACAGAAAATGGTGTTTTCATGCCTACCATTTTAACGAATGTGTCTTCCACTTCAAAAGTTTCTTGTCAGGAAGTCTTTGCTCCAATCGTTGTAGTGAACCGCATTTCTTCTATTGAAGAGGGCATTGCTGCAATCAACGATTCAAACTATGGTTTACAAGCAGGGATATTCACAAATGATATCCAAACAGCTTTCCATGCTTCTAAACACTTAGAAGTTGGAGGTGTCATGATCAACGATATTCCAACATACCGGATCGACCAAATGCCATACGGTGGTGTGAAAGAAAGCGGTACTGGTAAAGAGGGATTAAAATATGCTATTCATGAAATGACAGAAACGAAACTTGTCGTTTGGAATAACCAATAA
- a CDS encoding GbsR/MarR family transcriptional regulator, producing the protein MEGYEKLEKARERVIETIAQNIHLYGLVPSAGRQYGMMFFQNEPLTLDDMTEKLGMSKTSMSTSVRALSDLKLVERAWKKGVRKDLYKVTDDWYQSFIDLFSIKWRRSVTLHLVAIKKSLAEIEELSKDPTVSEELQQEIQIDIDKLKYIKNYYEWLERLVDVFEDQKIFELVPIMTDTED; encoded by the coding sequence ATGGAAGGTTACGAAAAACTCGAAAAAGCCCGGGAACGTGTTATCGAGACAATTGCACAAAATATACATCTTTACGGTTTGGTACCTTCTGCAGGTAGACAGTACGGAATGATGTTCTTTCAAAATGAACCATTAACATTGGATGACATGACGGAAAAGCTTGGGATGAGTAAAACAAGCATGAGTACTTCCGTTAGAGCTTTGTCTGATTTAAAATTAGTCGAACGCGCCTGGAAAAAAGGAGTTCGAAAAGATTTATATAAAGTAACAGACGACTGGTATCAAAGTTTTATAGATTTGTTTTCAATAAAATGGAGGAGATCCGTCACACTTCATTTAGTTGCGATAAAAAAGTCATTAGCTGAGATCGAAGAATTATCAAAAGATCCAACAGTTAGTGAGGAATTACAACAAGAAATTCAAATTGATATTGATAAACTGAAATATATAAAAAACTATTACGAGTGGCTCGAACGTTTGGTGGATGTATTTGAAGATCAAAAGATTTTTGAACTCGTCCCAATCATGACCGATACAGAAGACTGA
- a CDS encoding glycine betaine/L-proline ABC transporter ATP-binding protein, with the protein MSEQSMKKKIVVKDTTKIFGKNVKRAVQLLKEGKSKSDILKATGATVGVKNVTFDVNDGEIFVIMGLSGSGKSTLVRMLNRLIDPTVGQILLDGEDIVQMNKEQLREVRRKKIGMVFQNFALFPHKTIVENTEYGLEIQGVPKDQRRIKAVESLKLVGLAGYEDQYPNQLSGGMQQRVGLARALANDPDILLMDEAFSALDPLIRKDMQNELLQLHSDMGKTFIFITHDLDEALRIGDRIALMKDGEIVQIGTPEEILMSPSNEYVERFVEDVDLAKVLTAGHIMKQADTVQVDRGPRVALRLMKQLRISSIYVVDKSNRLMGAVTAQDAVAALETDKSLEEVLISDLPMITPDTVLTDLFDVVSTASIPVAVISEDQKLLGIIIRGALIGALSGDNQFINNDGIIAPADQLNTEVI; encoded by the coding sequence ATGAGTGAACAAAGCATGAAGAAAAAAATCGTAGTAAAAGATACTACGAAAATTTTCGGAAAGAACGTGAAGCGAGCAGTACAGCTTCTAAAAGAAGGAAAGTCGAAAAGTGACATTTTAAAAGCAACTGGTGCAACTGTAGGTGTTAAAAATGTAACTTTTGATGTGAATGATGGTGAAATTTTTGTCATCATGGGTCTGTCAGGAAGCGGTAAATCCACTTTAGTTAGGATGTTAAATCGTTTAATCGATCCGACGGTAGGGCAGATCTTGCTAGATGGTGAAGACATAGTACAAATGAATAAAGAGCAGTTACGAGAAGTGAGACGGAAAAAAATAGGCATGGTTTTTCAAAATTTTGCTCTCTTTCCGCATAAGACAATTGTTGAAAATACCGAATATGGTTTGGAAATCCAAGGAGTACCAAAAGATCAGCGCCGAATAAAAGCGGTCGAATCATTAAAGCTTGTTGGTCTTGCAGGATATGAAGATCAATATCCGAACCAACTGAGCGGCGGAATGCAACAACGCGTGGGACTTGCAAGAGCACTAGCCAATGATCCAGATATACTATTAATGGATGAGGCTTTCAGTGCACTAGATCCCCTTATTCGGAAAGATATGCAAAATGAACTCCTACAGCTTCATAGTGACATGGGGAAAACTTTTATTTTTATCACCCATGATTTAGATGAAGCACTTCGAATTGGAGATCGCATCGCATTGATGAAAGACGGAGAAATCGTTCAAATTGGCACGCCAGAAGAGATATTGATGAGTCCTTCGAATGAGTACGTAGAACGCTTCGTCGAGGACGTTGACTTAGCGAAAGTATTAACGGCGGGACATATTATGAAACAAGCAGATACGGTACAAGTGGACAGAGGACCTCGCGTTGCCCTTCGATTAATGAAACAACTCAGAATATCTTCTATTTATGTTGTAGATAAAAGTAATCGTTTAATGGGGGCGGTAACTGCACAGGATGCGGTAGCAGCTTTAGAAACAGATAAGTCACTAGAAGAAGTATTAATTTCTGATCTTCCAATGATTACGCCTGATACTGTGTTAACGGATCTTTTTGATGTTGTATCCACTGCGTCCATTCCGGTAGCAGTTATTAGTGAAGATCAAAAGTTACTAGGAATTATTATTCGTGGTGCACTGATTGGTGCTTTATCAGGTGACAACCAGTTTATCAATAATGATGGAATAATCGCACCAGCTGACCAATTGAATACGGAGGTGATATAA
- a CDS encoding proline/glycine betaine ABC transporter permease, whose translation MNELLPRLPFADWIDSGVDWLVSTFGSVLDGIAEVLGGVVEGAVTVLDMVPSILLAIIFALIAYFISTRKIAFFTLGGLLFIDYLGYWYPMLQMLALVLTSVFLAVVIGIPIGIWGSQKASVRKVVNPLLDLMQTMPAFVYLIPAIFFFNIGVVPGVVASVIFAMPPTIRLTMLGIEQVPKDLIEATEAFGSTTGQRLMKIQIPLAKPTIMAGVNQSIMLALSMVVIASMVGAPGLGEEVYRSVTQLKTGVGVETGVSIVIVAIILDRITQQAGARKKKIGGKLS comes from the coding sequence ATGAATGAATTATTACCTAGACTCCCGTTTGCAGATTGGATAGATAGTGGTGTCGATTGGCTCGTTTCTACATTTGGTTCCGTATTGGACGGAATTGCAGAAGTATTAGGAGGGGTTGTTGAAGGAGCGGTAACCGTTCTAGATATGGTCCCATCCATTTTACTTGCGATCATCTTCGCATTAATCGCTTATTTTATTTCCACGCGAAAAATTGCCTTCTTTACTTTAGGCGGACTTTTATTCATTGATTACTTAGGCTATTGGTATCCAATGCTTCAAATGTTAGCCCTCGTATTGACCTCGGTCTTTTTGGCCGTCGTAATTGGTATTCCAATTGGTATTTGGGGCTCGCAAAAAGCGAGTGTTCGTAAGGTGGTCAATCCGCTACTAGACTTAATGCAAACAATGCCTGCATTTGTTTACTTAATACCTGCAATCTTCTTCTTTAATATTGGAGTCGTTCCGGGAGTAGTAGCGTCGGTCATTTTTGCGATGCCTCCGACAATTCGTTTAACGATGTTAGGAATTGAACAGGTTCCAAAAGATTTAATAGAAGCGACCGAAGCATTTGGTTCTACGACTGGGCAAAGGTTAATGAAAATACAAATTCCACTTGCGAAACCAACGATTATGGCCGGTGTCAATCAAAGTATCATGCTTGCTCTATCCATGGTTGTCATTGCATCGATGGTTGGTGCACCAGGGCTTGGGGAAGAAGTTTACCGATCTGTAACACAGTTGAAAACCGGTGTAGGGGTTGAAACCGGCGTTTCCATCGTTATTGTTGCTATCATTTTAGATCGTATTACACAACAAGCAGGAGCAAGAAAGAAAAAAATAGGAGGAAAATTATCATGA